The Methanosphaera sp. BMS genome contains a region encoding:
- a CDS encoding cation-translocating P-type ATPase, whose translation MCTRSVTTALSRTPGVYSVNVNLVSETADVLYNPKKISIEKIGEKINAIGFEYMGLHDDNSTNNELLEKKHKDSLNKKLYRIIIGFFFSALLMYLMFSDIDLGPHMSYILLAITIIPLIYVTYPIFKSGFNALKLHNLNMDVMYSLGIGVSFIVSVLSTFHLLGTSHFMLYDTSIMLGSFLMLGKYLEDRAKSKTSDAINSLVKLKSTTAIVEKIVDGKLVQQEQNINDVLKGNVVVVKPGEKIPLDGVLIEGKSYVDESLVTGESKPVLKQKDSQVIGGSINKDGTFKFKVTNTGDKTVLSQIINMVQEAQNSNPPIQKLADKVITYFIPTILVIAIIAFLIWYFVLGSPFLFSLSIFISIVVVACPCSLGLAIPTALTVGVGQAAKYGILIKDGQTIEVSDKINSVLLDKTGTITEGKPTLSNMINYSSKTDEEIIRILRSIEQYSQHPLSSALFNNEDKSNFELYDVEDFENISGMGVVGKINDIEYFIGNRKLLNEYDITIDGHVISDLENQESDMKTSIMLASNEKVLALVSVEDAIKENSIKAIDQLHKMNIETSMISGDNKNTSEIVARKVGIANVISEALPQEKLDYVKKLQKENRIVAFIGDGINDAPSLTKADVGIAIGTGTDVAIESGDMILINGDLTSAVAGLQLSKKVMGRVKLNLFWAFIYNIILIPIAGGVLIPWNIIFRPEYSAFAMALSSVTVITLSLLLKRYTPEILKEK comes from the coding sequence ATGTGTACACGCTCAGTCACGACAGCATTATCAAGAACCCCCGGAGTATATTCAGTTAATGTAAATCTGGTTAGTGAAACGGCAGATGTCCTATATAACCCTAAAAAAATATCAATAGAAAAGATAGGAGAAAAGATTAACGCAATAGGCTTCGAATATATGGGGTTACATGATGATAATTCCACCAATAATGAACTACTCGAAAAAAAACATAAGGATAGTTTAAACAAAAAGTTATATAGAATTATCATCGGATTCTTTTTTTCAGCATTATTAATGTATTTAATGTTCTCCGATATAGATTTAGGTCCACACATGTCCTACATCTTATTGGCCATTACAATCATACCCCTCATCTATGTAACATATCCAATTTTTAAATCAGGATTCAATGCCCTTAAATTACATAATTTAAACATGGATGTGATGTATTCTCTGGGTATTGGGGTAAGCTTTATAGTAAGTGTACTTAGTACATTTCATCTGTTGGGCACATCCCATTTTATGCTATATGATACCAGCATAATGTTGGGATCATTTTTAATGCTGGGCAAATACCTTGAAGATAGGGCAAAAAGCAAGACATCCGATGCCATAAACAGTTTGGTAAAGTTGAAGTCCACAACCGCGATTGTTGAAAAGATAGTTGACGGAAAACTAGTTCAACAGGAACAAAACATCAATGATGTATTGAAAGGAAATGTTGTAGTGGTAAAGCCTGGAGAAAAGATACCTCTGGATGGAGTACTTATTGAAGGAAAAAGTTATGTGGATGAATCCCTGGTAACAGGTGAATCCAAGCCAGTACTCAAACAAAAGGATTCACAGGTTATTGGCGGTTCAATAAACAAGGATGGAACATTTAAGTTTAAGGTGACAAATACCGGAGATAAGACAGTCCTATCTCAGATTATAAACATGGTCCAGGAGGCTCAAAACTCAAATCCGCCTATCCAAAAATTAGCGGACAAAGTAATCACATATTTCATCCCGACAATATTGGTAATAGCAATCATTGCATTCCTGATATGGTACTTTGTACTGGGCAGCCCATTTTTATTTAGCCTAAGCATATTCATATCAATAGTTGTCGTTGCATGCCCATGCTCACTTGGACTTGCCATACCAACAGCATTAACTGTAGGTGTGGGTCAAGCGGCAAAATATGGAATATTGATTAAGGACGGACAGACAATAGAAGTATCAGATAAGATAAATAGTGTACTGTTGGATAAGACAGGAACCATTACCGAAGGAAAACCTACACTAAGCAACATGATTAACTATTCATCCAAGACTGATGAGGAAATTATCAGGATATTGCGTTCTATTGAACAATATTCACAACATCCATTGTCATCCGCATTGTTTAATAATGAAGATAAAAGCAACTTCGAGTTATATGATGTTGAAGACTTTGAAAACATATCAGGTATGGGTGTTGTCGGAAAAATCAATGATATTGAATATTTCATAGGAAACAGGAAGCTTTTAAATGAATATGATATCACGATAGATGGACATGTTATCAGTGACTTGGAAAATCAGGAAAGTGACATGAAAACAAGCATTATGTTAGCATCCAATGAAAAAGTGCTGGCTCTTGTTTCTGTTGAAGATGCCATTAAAGAAAATAGTATTAAAGCCATTGACCAATTGCATAAGATGAATATCGAAACAAGCATGATTAGCGGTGACAACAAAAACACTTCCGAGATTGTTGCAAGAAAGGTTGGTATTGCAAATGTGATATCCGAAGCGTTACCTCAGGAAAAACTGGATTACGTTAAAAAACTTCAAAAAGAGAACAGAATTGTTGCATTTATTGGTGATGGCATAAATGATGCACCATCACTTACAAAGGCGGATGTCGGTATTGCCATAGGTACGGGTACAGATGTTGCCATAGAATCCGGAGACATGATTCTTATCAACGGTGACTTGACAAGTGCCGTTGCCGGACTGCAATTGAGCAAAAAGGTCATGGGCAGGGTTAAGCTCAATTTGTTCTGGGCATTTATCTACAATATCATATTGATACCGATAGCAGGAGGAGTGCTGATTCCATGGAATATAATATTTAGACCAGAGTATAGTGCTTTTGCCATGGCATTAAGCTCAGTAACGGTAATAACATTATCATTACTGCTTAAAAGATACACTCCCGAAATACTGAAAGAAAAATGA
- a CDS encoding Ig-like domain-containing protein, with protein MKLSKNKLLLLAITLATVLILVTSVNATNTTDHNTDNTISEKTSTPANSEIKETTTTKEKITTKNNKIEEKTINKNNKTEKQTKKDSITINGIEYTNIIENQEINEPVEYFSENTYINNSTFNTEEFPGVTFDDSRRKVFINNSDINAFLYTADGEVKIHNSVLNNGFLNWGASVYIYDTVTLTDNFYLLNDEQEDLPFNGGNLGKIYTNNPLLIQKLQEIGIGYEPLDDPYDGNNEITNENITRDITIPVTGNITFTNCNISAKITNQGNITLINCSLSNNNMTTTGSKTDGFLLENKGNATLLDCRVENNTFNTTADSIYYYMYPIGGAISNFALMNVVNCTFTNNKVGQINSTADKKIGVGSCLYNNATLNIANSSFDNNWAGLEGGAIYSSSNAILNIDKSQFNNNSATFYGGAIYIDFRQGTSWTLNNTLGYNITNTFFTNNSIDNQVDGSHIGGGYLSGGGALWIGFENGVIDNCEFINNNVGTKDGKINFNTFYGGAIILSSGSHNITNTKFINNTAEAGATIYISEYMSDFKTTINNCTLEENYIERNEDLLSSIIANKGTINILNSEFKNNYNATNLIASTAGYSYAPDENNHPKIISNNKFINNSMTSNTLFSQYQNNWTISNNIYMNTTIDDTLNLDIPSKVYTDEPITITGTYHINNPQDYDTDILDQTKFNIFLNGEFYQTVDTLEFTITPTAGNMIITVQPTISQTRKSASIKPTTLTNIIITPENYSEYIYEGKLLVATKDTKILFQGTFTDKEDIAINTEDIILDGSGATFTNTIFKLEASGITLQNMFINNTQTEYPIVNSKDNNIITNNTIILVNTDGKTAAIYNKANNTIISKNKIFVDGPAYTINYSEGYGVANTQAILLLGGDQNIVEYNDIEVTSSGTSGVYGTVEGITNHKQATNTQIRYNDITVGGNGKFNYAINTLANVENISITGNNIIVTGERYAAGIQAGNSAQNIVINDNNIKCICQNTTPVDEEAITYGIITTNMGSGVSSNINITDNKIDLTGTVNYGIEVYQTTNTLITDNIINVNGLQSMGIGYSHSPNSTITGNTILTNGDSTIPLGTVTEEIQPANIGIQIQQDSDNILIENNTITTNDKANRDNTINTDSLNTTIKNNQLTSSTGYGADTIKTSQTDTMIENNIIETTTTLSDISALINTPTTLTATVTTENGDNINGGTVTFTDANGNTIATTAVTDGTATATATFTQTGESTITATYTPTSTGLTDSSTEATLTVKDKFQTSITIDEITATAGETITIKANVLDENGDAVTGGKVTFKVNGKTIKDASGKVIYAKVVDGVATAQYTVPENLGGQDITLTAVYSGTSKYNKETTTITTTVTASEATLTITPITSDVQTGSTVTLKAKVAVGDKAITAGKIVFKINGKTVKDANGKVIYAKVDANGEVSVDYTIPESFKAGTYNIEAVFTASGYEKLTDNTTMTVVKS; from the coding sequence ATGAAACTTAGCAAAAACAAATTGTTGTTACTTGCAATCACACTTGCAACCGTGCTAATACTAGTTACAAGCGTAAACGCAACAAACACAACCGACCACAACACTGACAATACCATCAGTGAAAAAACCAGCACACCAGCAAACAGTGAAATCAAAGAAACAACAACAACCAAAGAAAAAATAACTACCAAAAACAATAAAATAGAAGAAAAAACAATAAACAAAAACAATAAAACAGAAAAACAAACCAAAAAAGATTCCATAACAATAAATGGAATAGAATATACAAATATTATTGAAAATCAGGAAATTAATGAACCAGTTGAATATTTTAGTGAAAATACATACATTAACAATTCAACATTCAATACAGAGGAATTTCCTGGAGTAACATTTGACGATAGTAGAAGAAAAGTATTTATAAACAATTCTGATATAAATGCATTTTTATATACTGCGGATGGAGAAGTTAAAATACACAATTCCGTTTTAAATAACGGTTTTTTAAATTGGGGTGCAAGTGTTTACATATATGATACTGTTACATTAACTGATAATTTTTATTTATTAAACGATGAACAAGAAGACTTACCCTTTAATGGAGGAAATCTTGGTAAAATATATACAAACAATCCATTATTAATTCAAAAATTACAGGAAATAGGAATAGGATATGAACCACTAGATGATCCCTACGATGGAAACAATGAAATAACAAACGAAAACATCACAAGAGACATAACCATCCCAGTAACAGGAAACATCACTTTTACTAACTGTAATATCTCTGCAAAAATCACCAACCAGGGAAACATCACCCTAATCAACTGCTCACTCTCCAATAATAACATGACAACAACAGGAAGTAAAACTGATGGATTCCTACTAGAAAACAAAGGTAATGCTACCCTGCTTGATTGTCGTGTAGAAAATAACACGTTCAATACTACAGCTGATTCCATTTATTATTATATGTATCCTATTGGTGGTGCTATAAGTAATTTTGCTTTGATGAATGTTGTCAATTGTACTTTTACTAACAATAAAGTAGGACAAATTAACTCAACTGCTGATAAAAAAATTGGTGTAGGATCATGTTTATATAACAATGCTACACTTAATATCGCAAATAGTTCTTTTGACAACAATTGGGCTGGTTTAGAAGGTGGTGCAATTTATAGTAGTTCAAATGCAATACTGAATATTGACAAATCCCAATTCAATAATAACTCTGCTACTTTTTACGGAGGAGCAATCTATATTGATTTTAGACAAGGAACTTCCTGGACTCTAAATAACACACTTGGATACAATATAACAAACACTTTCTTCACAAACAATAGTATTGACAATCAAGTAGATGGATCACATATTGGTGGAGGTTATCTATCAGGTGGTGGAGCATTATGGATAGGATTTGAAAATGGTGTCATCGATAACTGCGAATTCATAAACAATAATGTAGGAACTAAAGATGGAAAAATAAACTTCAATACATTCTATGGTGGAGCAATAATACTATCCTCAGGTTCACACAACATAACCAACACAAAATTCATAAACAACACAGCAGAAGCAGGAGCAACAATATACATCTCCGAATATATGTCAGATTTTAAAACAACTATAAACAACTGTACTCTTGAAGAAAACTATATAGAACGCAACGAAGATTTATTAAGTAGTATCATAGCTAATAAAGGAACTATAAACATTTTAAATTCCGAATTTAAAAATAATTATAATGCCACCAATTTAATAGCAAGCACTGCAGGATATTCATATGCACCAGATGAAAACAATCACCCAAAAATCATATCAAACAATAAGTTTATCAATAACAGTATGACTTCAAATACACTATTTTCACAATACCAAAACAACTGGACAATATCAAACAATATATACATGAATACAACAATAGACGACACCCTCAACCTAGACATACCAAGTAAAGTCTACACAGATGAACCAATAACAATTACAGGAACATACCATATCAACAACCCACAAGACTATGACACAGACATATTAGATCAAACTAAGTTCAATATATTCCTTAACGGTGAATTTTACCAAACAGTTGACACCCTTGAATTTACTATCACACCTACTGCAGGAAACATGATAATAACAGTACAACCTACCATTTCACAGACCAGAAAATCAGCCAGCATAAAACCAACCACATTAACCAACATAATAATAACACCAGAAAACTACAGCGAATACATCTATGAAGGAAAACTACTAGTTGCAACCAAAGACACTAAAATACTATTCCAGGGAACATTCACAGATAAAGAAGACATAGCAATTAACACAGAGGACATTATCTTAGATGGAAGTGGTGCAACCTTTACCAACACGATTTTCAAACTAGAAGCAAGTGGCATAACACTCCAAAACATGTTTATCAACAATACACAAACCGAATATCCAATCGTAAACTCAAAAGACAACAACATTATTACCAATAACACAATCATATTAGTAAATACTGATGGAAAAACGGCAGCAATATACAACAAGGCCAACAACACTATCATATCCAAGAATAAAATATTTGTCGATGGACCAGCATACACCATTAACTATTCTGAAGGCTATGGAGTAGCCAACACCCAGGCAATACTACTGCTTGGCGGAGACCAGAACATAGTAGAATACAATGACATTGAAGTAACAAGTAGTGGAACTAGTGGAGTATATGGTACTGTAGAAGGAATAACCAACCACAAACAGGCAACTAACACACAGATTAGATACAACGACATTACAGTCGGCGGAAACGGCAAATTCAACTACGCAATAAACACTCTAGCAAACGTTGAAAACATCAGCATCACAGGTAACAACATCATAGTGACCGGTGAACGTTATGCTGCAGGTATACAAGCTGGAAACAGCGCACAAAACATAGTCATAAACGATAACAACATCAAATGTATCTGTCAAAACACTACACCAGTTGATGAGGAAGCTATTACCTATGGTATTATCACAACCAACATGGGAAGCGGAGTATCAAGTAACATCAACATCACCGACAACAAGATAGATCTTACTGGAACTGTTAACTATGGTATAGAAGTATACCAAACAACCAATACCCTAATAACAGACAACATAATCAATGTAAATGGCTTACAAAGCATGGGAATAGGATACTCACACAGCCCAAACAGCACAATAACCGGAAACACCATCTTAACAAATGGAGACAGCACCATACCATTAGGAACCGTTACAGAAGAAATACAACCAGCAAACATCGGAATACAAATACAACAAGACTCAGACAACATTCTAATAGAAAACAACACCATAACAACAAATGACAAAGCAAACAGAGATAATACAATAAACACAGATTCACTGAACACAACAATCAAAAACAACCAACTAACAAGCAGCACAGGATATGGAGCAGACACCATCAAAACAAGCCAAACAGATACCATGATAGAAAACAACATAATAGAAACAACAACAACACTATCTGATATCTCAGCATTAATAAACACACCAACCACACTAACAGCAACAGTAACCACAGAAAATGGTGACAACATAAACGGCGGAACAGTAACATTCACAGATGCTAATGGTAACACCATAGCAACAACAGCCGTAACAGACGGAACAGCAACAGCAACAGCAACATTCACACAAACAGGTGAAAGCACAATCACCGCTACATACACGCCAACAAGCACAGGACTAACAGACAGCTCAACCGAAGCAACACTCACAGTCAAGGACAAATTCCAAACCAGTATCACAATCGATGAAATAACAGCAACAGCAGGAGAAACAATCACAATCAAAGCAAATGTACTAGATGAAAATGGTGACGCCGTAACCGGTGGAAAAGTAACATTCAAAGTAAACGGTAAAACCATCAAAGACGCAAGTGGTAAAGTAATCTATGCCAAAGTAGTTGACGGTGTAGCAACCGCCCAATACACTGTACCGGAAAACCTTGGCGGACAAGACATCACACTTACAGCAGTATACAGTGGAACAAGCAAATACAACAAAGAAACAACAACAATCACAACAACCGTCACAGCATCTGAAGCAACACTCACCATAACACCAATAACAAGTGACGTACAAACAGGCAGTACAGTAACACTTAAAGCTAAAGTAGCAGTTGGTGACAAAGCAATCACCGCCGGTAAAATAGTCTTCAAGATAAACGGTAAAACTGTTAAAGACGCTAATGGTAAAGTTATCTATGCTAAGGTTGATGCTAATGGTGAAGTAAGTGTAGACTACACCATACCTGAATCATTCAAAGCAGGAACTTACAACATTGAAGCTGTATTTACCGCATCCGGTTATGAAAAATTAACAGATAATACTACGATGACTGTTGTAAAATCATAA